CCGCCATGCGCGCCTCGTCCAGCGTCACGAAGCCCCGGCCCAGCGAGCGCCGCTCCAGTTCCAGATCGCCGGGCGCAATATAAGGCCCTTCACTCAACAGCACCGCTCGTCGCGTCCGGTTCATCAATTCCCGAATATTGCCCGGCCAGTCATAGCGATTGATGACTTCCAGCGCATCCCGGCTGAATCCTTTAGCGACGGTCTTAACCTCGGCGGCGAACTTGTTGAAGAAGTGCCGGGCCAGCAGCTCCACGTCACCCCGGCGCTCGCGCAGCGGGGGCACCCGCAAGTGCAGGACATTCAGACGGTAGAATAAATCCTCACGGAAGCGGCCATCGCGCACGGCCAGTTCCAGATTGGTGTTGGTGGAGGTGATCAGCCGAACATTGGTGGGAATCGGCTTGGATCCGCCAAGCCGCCGGATTTTTTTCTCCTCCAGAAACCGCAACAGTTGAATCTGCAATTCCTGCGCGAGATCGCCGATTTCATCCAGAAACAGGGTGCCGCCGGTCGCCGCCTCGATCTGGCCGATATGACGTTCATTGGCGCCGGTAAATGCTCCCTTCTCGTGACCAAACAACTCGGATTGAAGGAGATTGGCAGGCATCGCCGCGCAACTGACCGCTACGAAGGGCGCCGCTGCCCGGCTCGAATGTTCGTGAATGGTG
This is a stretch of genomic DNA from Candidatus Hydrogenedentota bacterium. It encodes these proteins:
- a CDS encoding sigma-54-dependent Fis family transcriptional regulator, with amino-acid sequence RLTVTLGHAYGMAELDETHLRQQHESDAQFGQIGNSPVMQTLFRGIQKAAEVDVPILITGEVGTGKEQSARTIHEHSSRAAAPFVAVSCAAMPANLLQSELFGHEKGAFTGANERHIGQIEAATGGTLFLDEIGDLAQELQIQLLRFLEEKKIRRLGGSKPIPTNVRLITSTNTNLELAVRDGRFREDLFYRLNVLHLRVPPLRERRGDVELLARHFFNKFAAEVKTVAKGFSRDALEVINRYDWPGNIRELMNRTRRAVLLSEGPYIAPGDLELERRSLGRGFVTLDEARMA